aatattgaagactcatgttaaaagcaaccaccagctttcatatgttctcatgttctgagcaaggaacttaaacgtaagcttttttacatggcacatattacactTTTAATttattctccaacactgtttttgcattatttaaaccaaattgaacatgtttcattatttatttgaggctaaatagattttattgatgtattatattaagttaaaataagtgttcattcagtattgttgtaattgtcattattacaaataaaaaaacttattacaaataaaaaaacatttattaaataaacaaatcggccgattaattggCATCGGATTTTTGGTCcttcaataatcggtatcggcattgaaaaatcataatcggtcgacctctaacagagagagctacagagagagagagagagctacagagagagagagagctacagaacCAGAGCGCTACAGCGAGAGAGATACCGTTTTGGAAAGCTCACTGCCAGACTCCATTATGCGAAGGCACAGGGGAATGATTTCTGTCGTCAACAGGAAGTTGATCACTTCCTGCTCATCTGTTTTGACCAAGGCACCTGCCAATCAAACAGGAACAAGTTATAGAGAAACATACATGACACATACTGTATTGTCAAAGTAATTGGATAATTTCATTACTTAGGCAATGACAACatcagagagtgagatagagagaagaaAAGACAGACAAGGCATCATAGCAATATAAGCACAAAAATGATATAAAGGATATTTACCGATGACTCCTAGGCTGGTGAGTCGGAGGTACTCAAATGGTCGTGTTTTGCTGACAGTGTGTAAGAAGGGGTACAGGAATAGAGGAATGTGTGCTGCCAGAAATGCCGATCTGTGAAAAACAACAGTACATAAGTTACACATTTCACATCATATAGAAGAAAATACTCTGACTGTTTTGGATAAGTGCACTGTTCAATTCAATCATGATGAGAGAAATCAAGGGACCCACCTTGTCTCTGGATGAGAGGCCACGCATTGCAGAAGTGCTAATGCATTGCATACTCTGTTGGACTGGTGAGCGGTGAGGGTTGGGGGGTTTATTGAGGGGTAGATGTTGACTATTTCCTATTTATGAAAGAGTATGAAGTGGGTCATCATCAAGTTTAGAGCCACACTCACAGAGGAAAACCATGCTCCATCTTGCTGGAGACTGGCCAGTTAGTGTCGTCCACAATCTTACCTGCAGGAGAGCAGCTATAGTCCCACAGGAGTGCCATAGCATTGGAGCCAAATCTGGCACGGACTCCCGTTTTTTACTGAGCTCGAGCAGGGCATTCTCGCGGGTCTCTGGGCTGGACAGCTCGTTGATCCATTGGTAGATCTTTTCCCTATCCACTTGGGCCAGAGCCGTGGTTACAGCCTGTTTTACAGGAGAGGTGGACACATTGAGCTAAATTGACAAAGTGTTTGAATTAACAACAGGGCTAGCAATGGGTTTCTAGCCACCTGCATGAATGAATGAGTTAGCTAgggagctagctggctggctACCGTACGGTAGCTAACAACTGTCAACAACAATATGTCAATTAACGTTACTGTCATGGATACAGTAACTTTCTCCCAAATAGTTCGCCACCATAGTTAGCTACCATAACTAGCTCATTCAAATGCATGTATTATCCAAACAGTTTACCACAAGAGGTGTTCGAAACATCTTTGTAACACGTTTAGCATTAGCTAGCTAATAGCAACTCTACTGGCCAAAGTCAGGACAGTAACTGGCCTTGTGCtagcaaaaaaaaaatcaaaagccTTGTGTAAGCTCTTGTTAACCTAGCTAGATAACGCTTGCAAGCTAGCAATATCGTTTGTGTACTTACTGCTCCTGTAGCCAGCATTCTATGCAGCGCTTGGATATTTTAGAAAAACGTTTcgtaaaatataaaaaatatgttTCTGTTGTGAAAACAGGCAACGAATCTCGCGAGAGCGCAACTGCGTTCAACCTTTCAACTCAGACGTGCCTCAAGTGATCCGCTGGGAAAGTTTCGTGACTATTTCCGTCTTTTTCTGTTTTGGACCTTCAATATTATGCACTTGTTCGACATTGCAGCCGACAGTGGGCGACTCCCGAATGACAGATCTACAAataatgattattatgattattatttgtAGATAATTCAATCAGTCGggatcccgagtggcgcagcggtctaaggcactgcatctcagtgctagtggcgtcactacagaccctgtttcgattccaggctgtatcacaaccggccgtgtttGGGAGTCTCATATGGTGGCCCAGAGTTGTCCTGtttagggtttggctggtgtaggccgtcattgtaaataagaatgtgttcttaattaagtgacttgcctagttaaataaaggttacatttgaaAAAAGTCACAATTGACCTACAATGCTTCATGGATTTGAAGCTCTCCAACACGGCCAAAACAATGAAATTCATATTTTCGAAATGCTACCTCTTATCTAATTATATAGGAATTTGTGGAGTACTTTACATCTACTGGTGTATTTCATGGTTGTCATTTTTGTGCGTTTTGACTTTGAGGCCCATAAAAAAAGGGGTGTTGATCCACATTCTCTCAACTGAGCCACACTCCCATTACTACATGCATAAATATAAACCTTAGCTACATTGATAATAACAGAGTGGTAGTTTTTGATACTATTCATTTTATTTATACTCACAATTGTGAAGTGTGTACATAACATGAACACCCTTTTTCGGATGATCTGCATCCTACATATTGAGCAACATATTGAGTTTGAGTTGATCACAGAGTGAAACAAGGAGTTAGACTTTCATTTTATTTCAACAATGATCTGTTTTATTCATAGGCATTGAAGTTAATGTATGCCAATAGGACCAGGTAGTAGGAGTGTTCCACTGCACCAATAAACGCTCAAATATTTGTCTGTTTAGTGCCCAGTTCTAAAAAAGCAGCTCAATCCATCCAGATCCCCTCTGTAGCATTACTCATTAACCAGTCCAGCCAACTGTATTTGTTTGTTTTGGGGGAGGATGATGTGATGCAACCATAGACAGGTGTTCATtaattgatcaaatcaaatcaaatgtatttatatagcccttcgtacatcagctgatatctcaaagtgctgtacagaaacccagcctaaaaccccaaacagcaaacaatgcaggtgtaaaagcaatTGATGTTAGTTAATCCTTCAACAGTTGGCTAGAACACAGTCCCCAGCACAGAAAAAGGTTTCAGAAACACTGGGCTGGATAGCACAGCCTATAGCCTCAGTGGTTGCATCTTCAGCATAACAAGACCAAAGCAGTAGGATACATCTGTATAAAAACAAACTAGTTGACCTGTCAATGTGGATAATAAGAATCGGCCTGCTTGACTGCTACTTAGCTGAGTAATGCTTTGATCACCTAGATCAATGCTGACTGCTGAGTATGTTTGACCATTATAGACTGTTTAATCCTTTGGATCAAAGGTCACAGAGGCTATAAAAGAGTCACTACTGCCATAGCCAATAATAACCAACATGAAGCTCTTTGATTCAGATTTAACAAATCATATTAGTGATGGTGCATATTTTGTGTACTATTTAGGAAACAGTGTTACTGGTACCAAAATGTTCAGAAACTCTGCATACCATAAATACAAGAGATGAATACACAATGAATGCAATATCGTAATGCAGCGGTGG
This genomic window from Oncorhynchus nerka isolate Pitt River linkage group LG2, Oner_Uvic_2.0, whole genome shotgun sequence contains:
- the LOC115133957 gene encoding CCR4-NOT transcription complex subunit 9 isoform X1 — translated: MLATGAAVTTALAQVDREKIYQWINELSSPETRENALLELSKKRESVPDLAPMLWHSCGTIAALLQEIVNIYPSINPPTLTAHQSNRVCNALALLQCVASHPETRSAFLAAHIPLFLYPFLHTVSKTRPFEYLRLTSLGVIGALVKTDEQEVINFLLTTEIIPLCLRIMESGSELSKTVATFILQKILLDDTGLAYICQTYERFSHVAMILGKMVLQLSKEPSARLLKHVVRCYLRLSDNSSPHTRAREALRQCLPDQLKDTTFAQVLKDDTTTKRWLAQLVKNLQEGQVTDPRGIPLPTQ
- the LOC115133957 gene encoding CCR4-NOT transcription complex subunit 9 isoform X2: MLATGAAVTTALAQVDREKIYQWINELSSPETRENALLELSKKRESVPDLAPMLWHSCGTIAALLQEIVNIYPSINPPTLTAHQSNRVCNALALLQCVASHPETRSAFLAAHIPLFLYPFLHTVSKTRPFEYLRLTSLGVIGALVKTDEQEVINFLLTTEIIPLCLRIMESGSELSKTVATFILQKILLDDTGLAYICQTYERFSHVAMILGKMVLQLSKEPSARLLKHVVRCYLRLSDNSRAREALRQCLPDQLKDTTFAQVLKDDTTTKRWLAQLVKNLQEGQVTDPRGIPLPTQ